GGGGCGGGTCGATTTCTATTATCTTATCCCGGCGCTGGCCATGGAATTCGCCATGATTGTATTCAAAGCCCTCCGCTGGCGCACCATTGTGGAGAAAACCAAGAAAATCAGAGTGCTTCGGGTCATCCCGCTCTTCTCCGCCGGACAGGTGATTAATATAATAATGCCGGCATTAACCGGTCAGGTGGGGCGGCTTCTTCTTTTTTCCAAGAAAGAAGGTCTCTCAAAATCATATGTCTTCTCCACCATTGTCATCGAGGTCCTTTTTGACGCCGTCAGTCTCCTGATTTTTATAGTTCTCCTCTCCACGGCATCGTTTGTCTTTCCGCCGGAGTATCGCCCTATCGGTTACGCTATCGCCATCATTACGGTTCTTCTATTCGCCTCCCTCTATCTGATTCTCCATTTCAAGGAGAGAATCGGGAAATTCGGACGGCGGGTCCTGCGGGGTCGTTCTCCGGCGCTCTATCTGACCCTCAAGAAGTTTGCCGGCTCCTTCACCAAGGGAATCGAAATGCTTCGCTACAGCCAGTATTTCATCCGAACTCTGGCGCTGTCGCTGTTTTCCTGGGTGGCGCACATTCTGGTCGTCTATTTCCTGATTCATGCTTTTGGTTTTGAACTGCCGATGATTTCAGCGGTGGTCATTATGGTCATCAATACCGTGGCGCTTATGATACCGATAACCCCCGGGAACGCCGGCACCTTCGAACTGGCTGTTGTCGCCCCGCTTCTCGCCTTTAAGATTGTCAAGTCCGATGCCGTTCTCTTTGCCCTGGCCCTCCATATCCTCGACCTGATACCAATATTCCTTATGGGAATGTTCTTCTTCCGAACCGAAAAGGTAACCATCAAGGAAATCAAAGAAGAAGGCTCTAAGGAGGAAGTCCTAGAGCAGGTGGAAATGACCGATGTCATGATGGAGAAAAAGTAGCCGTGATTCGTTCTTTCTACTGGAAATCCGGTCAGCCGGTTCAGAAAATCGAAGGGATTGCCGACTTCGATTCCCTGTTTGCCGACCCTGATATTGTTCTCTGGATTGACCTGCTCGACCCGACCGACCAGGAGTCATTCATTCTGACTCATGATTTCCACTTTCATCCCCTGGCAATCGAAGATGTTATTTCCGAAGAAGATGCCATATCGGAACTGCCCCGTTCCAAAATAGACGACTACAAAAA
The Candidatus Zixiibacteriota bacterium genome window above contains:
- a CDS encoding lysylphosphatidylglycerol synthase transmembrane domain-containing protein — encoded protein: MPSILKKKQFWGSLIAVILLAYCLKDIRMDDLRRLLGRVDFYYLIPALAMEFAMIVFKALRWRTIVEKTKKIRVLRVIPLFSAGQVINIIMPALTGQVGRLLLFSKKEGLSKSYVFSTIVIEVLFDAVSLLIFIVLLSTASFVFPPEYRPIGYAIAIITVLLFASLYLILHFKERIGKFGRRVLRGRSPALYLTLKKFAGSFTKGIEMLRYSQYFIRTLALSLFSWVAHILVVYFLIHAFGFELPMISAVVIMVINTVALMIPITPGNAGTFELAVVAPLLAFKIVKSDAVLFALALHILDLIPIFLMGMFFFRTEKVTIKEIKEEGSKEEVLEQVEMTDVMMEKK